The following are encoded together in the Nitrosarchaeum sp. genome:
- the gatD gene encoding Glu-tRNA(Gln) amidotransferase subunit GatD, with the protein MSEFRGYAGKSLEFLKVNKISVGDSVKISADLTYLGIIMPRYEHSDDSHLVLKLKSGYNIGLEIEKIKKIEITSSPKKNIEKVESVEKNPSLPKILLLSTGGTIASKVDYRTGAVTPVLSAEELNSSVPELSKIANIDAEVLFSEYSENIMPEHWLKIAEKLKEHSSSDYSGIIIAHGTDTMHYTSSFLSFALAGFPIPIALVGSQRSSDRASSDAALNLIGAVKFLIGCKTNGVYIVMHQDENDETIACHFGTRVRKNHTSKRGAFQTIGDDPAFIVVDDQIQRNARNNFFKVKEFQPRIKINTKVALIKYHPGYDPSLLEKIIEMNYDGIIFEGTGLGHIGKIMYDNVKKANEKGIFLGMTSQCIDGRVRMTVYESGRDLLDLGIIPLENMIPEVALVKTMWALGNFQDRNEIKKIMLENIASELSD; encoded by the coding sequence ATGTCAGAATTTAGGGGATACGCTGGTAAATCACTAGAATTTTTGAAAGTTAATAAGATTAGTGTTGGAGATTCAGTCAAGATTTCAGCAGATTTGACATATTTGGGAATAATTATGCCAAGATATGAACACAGTGACGATTCACATCTGGTTCTCAAATTAAAAAGTGGATATAATATTGGATTAGAAATAGAAAAGATCAAAAAAATCGAGATAACATCTAGTCCTAAAAAAAATATTGAAAAAGTAGAAAGTGTTGAAAAAAATCCAAGCTTGCCAAAAATTCTATTATTATCAACGGGAGGAACAATTGCAAGTAAGGTAGATTATAGAACAGGTGCAGTAACTCCGGTTTTAAGTGCTGAAGAACTTAATTCATCAGTTCCAGAACTTTCTAAAATTGCAAATATAGACGCAGAAGTATTATTTTCAGAATATTCAGAAAACATAATGCCAGAACACTGGTTAAAAATTGCCGAGAAATTAAAAGAGCATTCATCTTCAGATTATTCAGGTATAATTATCGCACATGGAACAGATACAATGCATTATACATCATCATTTCTTTCATTTGCACTTGCAGGATTTCCTATTCCAATTGCACTTGTAGGTTCACAAAGATCCTCTGATCGTGCGTCATCAGATGCAGCTCTAAATTTGATTGGTGCGGTAAAATTTTTGATAGGTTGTAAAACAAATGGCGTCTATATTGTAATGCATCAAGATGAAAATGATGAAACAATTGCGTGTCATTTTGGAACAAGAGTAAGAAAAAACCACACTAGCAAAAGAGGCGCATTTCAAACTATTGGAGATGATCCGGCATTTATTGTTGTAGATGATCAAATTCAAAGAAATGCAAGAAATAATTTTTTCAAAGTAAAAGAATTTCAACCAAGAATTAAGATCAATACAAAAGTAGCTCTAATCAAATATCACCCAGGATATGATCCTAGTCTCCTGGAAAAAATTATTGAAATGAATTATGATGGAATAATTTTTGAGGGTACTGGCTTAGGACATATCGGAAAAATAATGTATGATAATGTAAAAAAAGCAAATGAAAAAGGCATATTCTTAGGCATGACTTCTCAATGTATTGATGGTAGAGTGAGAATGACAGTGTACGAAAGCGGTCGAGATTTACTTGATTTAGGCATAATTCCACTAGAAAATATGATTCCAGAGGTAGCTCTAGTAAAAACAATGTGGGCATTAGGAAATTTTCAAGACAGAAATGAAATAAAGAAAATTATGCTTGAAAATATTGCATCGGAGTTATCAGATTAG
- the gatE gene encoding Glu-tRNA(Gln) amidotransferase subunit GatE, whose translation MSEFSINEVGVKVGLEIHQQLATNKKLFCNCMPLESDEYFIKFLRKLRASKSELGEYDPAALFEKSKSKTIMYYANSASSCLVEQDEEPPHELDDDAKKIALIIASTLKSNIFSEIYPMRKTVVDGSNTTGFQRTMLISQGGNFEVDGKNIGIQSICLEEDAAKNLGDEGSTRKFGLERLGIPLIEIATEPFEAEPQQIKSIALGLGRILRSTKKVKRGLGSIRQDVNVSIKDGGVVIEVKGVQQLEQLEKVVEYEAKRQHGLLKISKKLQEIEWSHNNEDRRLVTEQFKKCESKIIQNAIKKNQKIVTIVFKNMRGMFGYSPYEGIRLGKEVAELVRFFGLGGVFHSDELPNYGIEEKDIENLKEFLKINDNDAFLVLAIPFEMMDIITDQIILRIEHIKNKGIPNDTRLATQIGETKFLRPRPGAARMYPETDIPPILISKKELEDARKNIPKSWDESIKDLQTRYEINEQLAEQIFDSRYIELFEKIVEKTKINTMFVASILCSTITNLERNGLNANLLQNDDIVKTFELLDIGKITKESIEMIFENIMAGKAKTTEEAIKNTSIEVVNESDLEKIIVEIVETNQEIVKNQKERAVGPLMGIAMKKLRGKASGEMINNLLLKNIKKKLASI comes from the coding sequence GTGTCAGAATTTTCCATAAATGAGGTTGGAGTAAAAGTAGGACTTGAGATTCATCAGCAGCTAGCAACTAATAAAAAGTTGTTTTGCAATTGTATGCCATTAGAATCGGATGAATATTTTATAAAATTTCTGAGGAAGTTACGAGCATCAAAGAGCGAATTAGGCGAATATGATCCTGCAGCATTATTTGAAAAATCTAAATCAAAAACCATAATGTATTACGCTAATTCAGCAAGTAGTTGTCTTGTAGAACAAGATGAAGAACCACCACATGAATTAGATGATGATGCAAAAAAAATCGCATTAATTATTGCTTCTACATTAAAATCAAATATTTTTAGTGAAATTTATCCTATGAGAAAAACAGTTGTTGATGGATCTAATACAACCGGATTCCAACGTACTATGTTAATTTCACAAGGTGGTAATTTTGAGGTTGACGGAAAAAATATTGGAATTCAGTCCATATGTCTAGAAGAAGATGCTGCAAAAAATTTGGGTGATGAAGGCTCTACAAGAAAATTTGGATTAGAACGTTTAGGAATACCATTAATTGAAATTGCTACTGAACCGTTTGAAGCAGAACCCCAACAAATCAAATCAATTGCTTTGGGGTTAGGAAGAATTTTGAGGAGTACTAAGAAGGTAAAGAGAGGATTAGGCTCCATTAGACAAGATGTCAATGTTTCAATTAAAGATGGAGGAGTTGTAATTGAGGTAAAAGGTGTTCAGCAATTAGAGCAATTAGAAAAAGTAGTAGAATATGAGGCTAAAAGACAACACGGATTACTAAAAATTTCAAAAAAATTACAAGAGATAGAATGGAGTCACAATAATGAGGACAGGAGATTAGTCACGGAGCAGTTTAAAAAATGTGAATCAAAAATTATTCAAAATGCTATAAAGAAAAATCAGAAGATCGTTACAATAGTCTTTAAAAATATGAGAGGTATGTTTGGATATTCACCTTATGAAGGAATACGATTAGGAAAAGAAGTAGCAGAATTAGTGAGGTTTTTTGGTTTAGGTGGAGTTTTTCATTCGGATGAGTTACCAAATTATGGTATTGAAGAAAAAGACATAGAGAATTTAAAAGAATTTCTAAAAATTAATGATAATGATGCATTTTTAGTTTTAGCTATCCCATTTGAAATGATGGATATTATCACAGATCAAATAATTTTACGAATTGAACATATAAAAAATAAAGGCATACCAAATGACACACGATTAGCTACTCAGATAGGCGAAACAAAATTTCTAAGACCCAGACCCGGTGCAGCAAGAATGTATCCTGAAACAGATATTCCACCAATCTTAATTTCAAAAAAAGAATTAGAGGATGCAAGAAAAAACATACCAAAATCATGGGATGAATCTATCAAAGACTTACAAACAAGATACGAAATTAATGAACAACTAGCAGAGCAGATTTTTGATTCACGATATATTGAATTATTTGAAAAAATTGTTGAAAAGACCAAAATTAATACTATGTTTGTAGCATCAATACTTTGTTCTACAATTACTAATTTAGAGAGAAACGGACTAAATGCTAATTTATTGCAAAATGACGACATTGTAAAAACATTTGAATTATTAGATATTGGAAAGATTACCAAAGAATCAATTGAAATGATTTTTGAAAATATTATGGCTGGAAAAGCAAAAACAACTGAAGAGGCAATTAAAAATACGTCAATTGAGGTTGTAAATGAATCAGATTTAGAAAAGATCATTGTAGAAATAGTTGAAACAAATCAAGAAATTGTTAAAAATCAAAAAGAACGAGCTGTTGGACCGCTTATGGGAATTGCTATGAAGAAATTAAGAGGTAAAGCATCAGGCGAAATGATAAACAATCTTCTTTTAAAAAATATCAAGAAAAAATTGGCAAGTATCTAA